A portion of the Stigmatella aurantiaca DW4/3-1 genome contains these proteins:
- a CDS encoding pilus assembly FimT family protein: MRINRRAERGLTLIEIAIALLIAAVLFSAVVTGVGAITGSKAKAAAGELAGIIRSLYDTAALSGKTCRLVFEIPDAKSEGTARYHAECAASGVTTARNRDDALKEENRTREDQARFGDDRRNFTSSNSGGAPSLQELMAQEENRVEDAARFSSYTNEELAPRELPSSVSISVWTRQQKEPVHEGVAYLYFFPQGYTEKAQVYVRQGDNVWTLSLSPLTGKVAVVGEELEVPKS; the protein is encoded by the coding sequence ATGCGGATCAACCGGCGCGCCGAGCGGGGCCTGACGCTCATCGAAATCGCCATCGCCCTGCTCATCGCCGCGGTGCTCTTCTCCGCGGTGGTGACGGGCGTGGGCGCCATCACCGGCAGCAAGGCCAAGGCGGCCGCCGGGGAACTCGCGGGCATCATCCGCTCGCTCTACGACACCGCCGCGCTCTCGGGGAAGACGTGCCGGCTGGTCTTCGAGATTCCCGATGCGAAGAGCGAGGGGACGGCGCGCTACCACGCCGAGTGCGCCGCGAGCGGCGTCACCACCGCGCGCAACCGGGATGATGCGCTCAAGGAGGAGAACCGCACGCGGGAGGACCAGGCACGCTTCGGCGACGATCGGCGCAACTTCACCAGTTCCAACAGCGGCGGGGCCCCCAGCCTCCAGGAGCTGATGGCGCAGGAGGAGAACCGCGTGGAGGACGCAGCGCGCTTCTCCAGCTACACCAATGAAGAGCTGGCGCCGCGGGAGCTGCCCAGCAGCGTGAGCATCTCGGTGTGGACGCGGCAGCAGAAGGAGCCAGTGCACGAGGGCGTGGCCTACCTCTACTTCTTCCCCCAGGGCTACACGGAGAAGGCCCAGGTGTACGTGCGCCAGGGGGACAACGTCTGGACCCTCAGCCTGTCACCGCTCACCGGCAAGGTGGCGGTGGTGGGCGAGGAGCTGGAGGTGCCCAAGTCATGA
- a CDS encoding PulJ/GspJ family protein, with protein sequence MRRAFRGFTLMEVMVAVAITALIGTIVSMAFQTGFRAKEVVEGEAERYRMVRVALNRMAREVGSAFVSDRYDPKRYRDANDRPTNFVGEQDRLLFTTFAHQRLYTDSKESDQAVVEYFVENSTEKNARGRQDLKRRVNPNIGERMDRGGTTDVLFEGVKKVEFAYWDSTRKEWDDEWDTRRNEKKSILPTRVRITVTALDENGKEARYTTQARIMLNTELPRF encoded by the coding sequence ATGAGACGCGCTTTCCGAGGCTTCACGTTGATGGAGGTGATGGTCGCCGTGGCCATCACCGCACTCATCGGCACCATCGTGTCCATGGCCTTCCAGACGGGCTTCCGCGCCAAGGAAGTGGTCGAGGGCGAGGCGGAGCGCTACCGCATGGTGCGCGTGGCGCTCAACCGCATGGCGCGCGAGGTGGGCTCGGCGTTCGTGAGCGACCGGTACGATCCCAAGCGCTACCGGGACGCCAACGACCGGCCCACCAACTTCGTGGGCGAGCAGGACCGGCTGCTCTTCACCACGTTCGCGCACCAGCGCCTGTACACGGACTCCAAGGAGTCGGACCAGGCCGTGGTGGAGTACTTCGTGGAGAACTCCACGGAGAAAAACGCGCGGGGCCGGCAGGACCTGAAGCGGCGGGTGAACCCCAACATCGGCGAGCGGATGGACCGGGGCGGCACCACGGACGTGCTCTTCGAAGGGGTGAAGAAGGTGGAGTTCGCCTACTGGGACTCCACCCGCAAGGAGTGGGATGACGAGTGGGACACGCGCCGCAATGAAAAGAAGTCCATCCTTCCCACCCGGGTGCGCATCACGGTGACGGCCCTGGACGAGAACGGCAAGGAAGCGCGTTACACCACCCAGGCTCGGATCATGCTGAACACGGAGCTCCCGAGGTTCTGA
- a CDS encoding prepilin-type N-terminal cleavage/methylation domain-containing protein, producing MKRTRGFTLLETVVALAILALALMAIFDLNSGAVANHVYSKHLTVASLLARSKMTDLEQKLYDDGFSADDDEEAGDFSEEGWPTFKWRAKIIAPKTDGVSPDQLIGAIFNLPIGDMGDMGGIASLFGGGAGKEGMPSGQTPAGGGMAGMAMGMAQPMFTQMIDQLTKTVREVHLTVTWKEGTQVESIDVVTHMVSLGPGSDRNGGASAGGGGSSGGGDGDPSSQWVDPATGQVVPSPVPGPNGQMLDPRTRQPLMNRMQWMQQKGGSLNGLQGKGAIR from the coding sequence ATGAAGCGCACCCGCGGCTTCACCCTGTTGGAAACCGTCGTCGCGCTCGCCATCCTGGCGTTGGCGCTGATGGCCATCTTCGATCTCAACTCCGGCGCGGTCGCCAACCACGTCTACAGCAAGCACCTCACGGTGGCCTCGCTCCTGGCCCGCTCGAAGATGACGGACCTGGAGCAGAAGCTCTACGACGATGGCTTCTCCGCCGACGATGACGAGGAGGCCGGCGACTTCTCCGAGGAGGGGTGGCCCACCTTCAAGTGGCGCGCGAAGATCATCGCGCCCAAGACGGACGGCGTCTCTCCCGATCAGCTCATCGGCGCCATCTTCAACCTGCCCATCGGGGACATGGGCGACATGGGCGGCATCGCCTCCCTCTTTGGAGGCGGCGCGGGCAAAGAGGGCATGCCCAGCGGGCAGACGCCGGCCGGGGGTGGCATGGCCGGCATGGCCATGGGCATGGCGCAGCCCATGTTCACCCAGATGATCGACCAGCTCACCAAGACCGTGCGCGAAGTCCACCTCACCGTCACCTGGAAGGAAGGGACGCAGGTGGAGAGCATCGACGTGGTGACGCACATGGTGTCACTGGGGCCCGGCTCGGACCGCAACGGCGGTGCCAGCGCGGGCGGCGGCGGCTCCAGTGGAGGGGGAGACGGGGACCCCTCCAGCCAGTGGGTGGACCCGGCCACGGGCCAGGTCGTCCCCAGCCCGGTTCCGGGCCCCAACGGACAGATGCTGGATCCGCGCACGCGCCAGCCACTCATGAACCGCATGCAGTGGATGCAACAGAAGGGCGGCTCGCTGAACGGCCTCCAGGGCAAGGGAGCCATCCGATGA
- a CDS encoding general secretion pathway protein GspK, which translates to MRGFFSQKARRRPAPPPAPVAAPAVRRDRRARGVALIIAVISITVLTVVATEFAYNTRVDLQLAANQRDEVRAFYMARSGIALGRLLLRFQRQVDQTPIPNLGNMLQQLTGGAPAGGTPSAAPSSLNIQLWKLARVDCHMLKGMVNSDASAEGAPAQDSNFQMDDGETPDPSAPPIRRSFGGFEGCFLADIHDEEEKLNVHRLSSLATDALPTAARMMDLFGDKRFEFLFDREDSNKVRVTPQDVVIALKDWVDEDEVQSAINLADPVNPFASGFADEGMHYDRFDPRYEAKNARFDSLDELYRVHGVTDRFMAAFRDRLTVYPDINSRPNINTDDPMMMYMAILSVADQTKPDPRLQDPVFIQEIITQIRTARMFSFMGMSVADFVNIVASAGVPINPSVNPSVNQNAANNNRLVGDKSQTFTIKSVGEAGSVQKTLTAVVRLDDTLGRLLYWREE; encoded by the coding sequence ATGCGCGGATTCTTCTCCCAGAAGGCCCGGCGGCGCCCCGCCCCCCCGCCCGCTCCCGTGGCTGCTCCCGCCGTCCGGCGAGACCGGCGCGCCCGGGGTGTGGCCCTCATCATCGCCGTCATCTCCATCACCGTGCTCACGGTGGTGGCCACCGAGTTCGCCTACAACACCCGGGTGGATTTGCAGCTGGCGGCCAACCAGCGGGACGAGGTCCGCGCCTTCTACATGGCGCGCTCGGGCATCGCGCTCGGCCGGCTCCTGCTGCGCTTCCAGCGCCAGGTGGACCAGACGCCCATTCCGAACCTGGGCAACATGCTCCAGCAGCTCACGGGCGGCGCCCCCGCCGGGGGCACACCGAGTGCAGCCCCCTCCTCGCTCAACATCCAGCTCTGGAAGCTGGCGCGCGTGGACTGCCACATGCTCAAGGGGATGGTGAACAGCGACGCCTCCGCGGAAGGGGCGCCTGCCCAGGACTCGAACTTCCAGATGGACGATGGCGAGACGCCTGATCCGTCCGCGCCCCCCATCCGGCGCTCCTTCGGCGGCTTCGAGGGCTGCTTCCTGGCGGACATCCACGACGAGGAGGAGAAGCTCAACGTCCACCGCCTCTCCTCGCTGGCCACGGATGCGCTGCCCACCGCGGCGCGCATGATGGACCTGTTCGGCGACAAGCGCTTCGAGTTCCTCTTCGACCGGGAGGACTCCAACAAGGTCCGTGTCACGCCACAGGACGTGGTGATCGCCCTCAAGGACTGGGTGGACGAGGACGAGGTGCAGTCGGCCATCAACCTGGCGGACCCCGTCAATCCGTTTGCCTCCGGCTTCGCCGACGAGGGCATGCACTACGACCGCTTCGATCCGCGCTACGAGGCGAAGAACGCGCGCTTCGACAGCTTGGATGAGCTGTACCGGGTGCATGGCGTGACGGACCGCTTCATGGCGGCCTTCCGGGACCGGCTCACCGTCTACCCGGACATCAACTCCCGGCCCAACATCAACACGGATGATCCGATGATGATGTACATGGCCATCCTGTCCGTGGCGGACCAGACGAAGCCGGACCCCCGGTTGCAGGATCCTGTGTTCATTCAGGAGATCATCACCCAGATCCGCACCGCGCGCATGTTCAGCTTCATGGGCATGTCCGTGGCGGACTTCGTCAACATCGTCGCCAGCGCGGGCGTGCCCATCAACCCGAGCGTCAATCCCTCGGTGAACCAGAACGCGGCGAACAACAACCGGCTCGTGGGTGACAAGAGCCAGACTTTCACCATCAAATCCGTGGGAGAGGCGGGCAGCGTCCAGAAGACGCTCACCGCCGTGGTCCGGCTCGACGACACGCTCGGCCGGCTCCTGTACTGGAGAGAGGAATAA
- the pilM gene encoding pilus assembly protein PilM: MARILGLDLGSYAVKGVLFESNMRGYATKAYAEVRRAEGERNETLKAALQELLSNPALQADQVIIALPGPALMTHTFTLPFADPKRIEAALPFEVESQLPFDLSDVVFDYQVTGQKEKTSSDVLVGVVRKEELASLLGLFTDLNVTPRIVTHPGITYQNLFLQTPAAFEGFEGVDAVAVVDIGHERTTVAIGRPGVGLEFARTFSGGGKDLSRALAAEFQTPLPEAHHWKEVHGAMASVAASQGPDAERAAGAFLRGLQPLLRELRPTFKSFTARSRRQVGAVVLCGGTARLKGLAEQIGKELHMPARVLALPNEASSTVPPEAQPQVAQAYSLALRGQASGAKAPRFNLRRGEFAFKGDYDYVKDKVGLLASFAATLLLLLIASGVVRNSVLARREAQVDALLCATTQRILGTCETNYDRALNLLRGVESPAAALPQQSAINLLAEVTQRIPAEVPVKLDRIQIDLERIILQGEADSSKEIDTLTTALKGHRCFKEVSPGKVEKTRDGSKVSFRLDIQVQCPNQPTVES, from the coding sequence ATGGCCCGGATTCTAGGCCTCGACCTGGGCAGCTACGCCGTGAAGGGCGTGCTCTTCGAGTCGAACATGAGGGGATACGCCACCAAGGCCTACGCCGAGGTGCGCCGCGCCGAGGGTGAGCGCAACGAGACGCTGAAGGCCGCCCTCCAGGAGCTGCTCTCGAACCCGGCGCTCCAGGCGGACCAGGTCATCATCGCCCTGCCCGGCCCAGCGCTGATGACTCACACCTTCACCCTGCCCTTTGCCGATCCGAAGCGCATCGAGGCAGCGCTGCCTTTCGAGGTGGAGAGCCAGCTGCCTTTCGACTTGTCCGACGTCGTCTTCGACTACCAGGTGACAGGGCAGAAGGAGAAGACGAGCAGCGACGTGCTGGTGGGCGTGGTGCGCAAGGAGGAGCTGGCCTCGCTGCTGGGGCTGTTCACCGACCTGAACGTCACCCCGCGCATCGTCACCCACCCGGGCATCACCTACCAGAACCTCTTCCTCCAGACGCCCGCGGCGTTCGAGGGGTTCGAGGGGGTGGACGCGGTGGCCGTGGTGGACATCGGCCACGAGCGCACCACGGTGGCCATCGGCCGGCCGGGGGTGGGGCTGGAGTTCGCCCGCACCTTCTCGGGCGGCGGCAAGGATCTGAGCCGTGCGCTGGCCGCCGAGTTTCAGACGCCGCTGCCGGAGGCCCACCACTGGAAAGAAGTGCACGGGGCGATGGCCAGCGTGGCCGCCTCGCAGGGGCCGGACGCCGAGCGGGCCGCGGGGGCCTTTCTCCGAGGGCTCCAGCCGCTCCTGCGAGAGCTGCGGCCCACCTTCAAGTCGTTCACCGCGCGCAGCCGGCGCCAGGTGGGGGCCGTGGTGTTGTGCGGTGGCACCGCGCGCCTGAAGGGGCTCGCCGAGCAGATCGGCAAGGAACTCCACATGCCGGCCCGCGTGCTGGCGCTGCCGAACGAGGCCAGCTCGACGGTGCCCCCCGAGGCCCAGCCCCAGGTGGCCCAGGCATACTCGTTGGCGCTTCGGGGCCAGGCCTCCGGCGCCAAAGCGCCCCGGTTCAACCTCCGGCGGGGAGAGTTCGCCTTCAAGGGCGACTATGACTACGTGAAGGACAAGGTGGGGTTGCTCGCCTCCTTCGCCGCCACACTCCTCCTGCTGCTCATCGCCAGCGGCGTGGTCCGCAACTCGGTGCTCGCGCGACGGGAAGCCCAGGTGGACGCGCTGCTGTGCGCCACCACCCAGCGCATCCTCGGCACCTGCGAGACGAACTACGACCGCGCGCTCAACCTGCTTCGGGGCGTGGAGAGCCCCGCGGCGGCGCTGCCCCAGCAGTCGGCGATCAACCTGCTGGCAGAGGTGACCCAGCGCATCCCCGCCGAGGTGCCGGTGAAACTGGACCGCATCCAGATCGACCTGGAGCGCATCATCCTCCAGGGAGAGGCGGACAGCTCCAAGGAGATCGACACGCTGACCACCGCCCTCAAGGGCCACCGCTGCTTCAAGGAAGTGAGCCCGGGCAAGGTGGAGAAGACGCGGGACGGATCCAAGGTCTCCTTCCGCCTGGACATCCAGGTGCAGTGCCCCAACCAGCCCACCGTGGAGAGCTAG
- the gspE gene encoding type II secretion system ATPase GspE, translating to MSLTTNPSASDLVPTPSPSRNDATQIVAHSQAYLSGRPLGEILQATASLSEEKLQEALGVQAEKGGRIGEVLVGLKAVSEEDVAKALGTQLDLPFLQRIFVDEVDPELVKKVPINFAKQAKLLPLALEDETVIIAVADPLDTAVLDNARLLLGQNISPRIALGSTIVDAINAVYDRSINEAEQLVDEMEEADLDSLAHELEEPKDLLDTDDEAPVIRLVNSILFRAAKERASDIHIEPMERELLVRFRVDGVLQEVIKPPKRYQNSIVSRVKVMGQLNIAEKRLPQDGRIRIKLAGRDIDIRLSTIPTTFGERIVMRLLDKTATLLDLAEIGMSQQTLAGMASVIKRSHGIILVTGPTGSGKTTTLYGALSKINTPDLNILTVEDPVEYQLKGIGQMAISPKIGLTFAQGLRSFLRQDPDVIMVGEIRDKETAEIAIQASLTGHLVLSTVHTNDAAGAVTRLVDMGVEPFLVASSLTAILAQRLVRRVCPDCRVPTSTEDHELKELSHTRASFKERYGVDRIYKATGCPNCNRTGYRGRTGIYEFLLVDDDVRQLVLKNVDASTIKKSAMSKGMLTLLDDGARKVALGETTIAEVLSITQEDI from the coding sequence ATGAGCCTGACCACCAATCCCTCCGCCTCGGACCTCGTGCCGACCCCCAGCCCGTCCCGCAACGACGCGACCCAGATCGTCGCGCACAGCCAGGCGTATCTGTCCGGCCGCCCGCTGGGGGAGATCCTCCAGGCCACCGCCTCGCTCTCCGAGGAGAAGCTCCAGGAGGCGCTCGGTGTCCAGGCAGAGAAGGGAGGCCGCATCGGCGAGGTGCTCGTCGGCCTCAAGGCGGTGAGCGAAGAGGACGTGGCCAAGGCGCTCGGCACCCAGCTCGATCTGCCCTTCCTCCAGCGCATCTTCGTGGATGAGGTGGACCCGGAGCTGGTGAAGAAGGTTCCCATCAACTTCGCCAAGCAGGCCAAGCTGCTGCCGCTCGCGCTGGAGGACGAGACGGTCATCATCGCCGTGGCGGACCCGCTGGACACGGCGGTGCTGGACAACGCCCGCCTGCTGCTCGGCCAGAACATCAGCCCGCGCATCGCCCTGGGCTCCACCATCGTGGATGCCATCAACGCCGTCTACGACCGGTCCATCAACGAGGCCGAGCAGCTCGTGGACGAGATGGAAGAGGCGGACCTCGACTCGCTGGCCCACGAGCTGGAAGAGCCCAAGGACCTGCTCGACACGGACGACGAGGCCCCCGTCATCCGGCTCGTCAACTCCATCCTCTTCCGCGCCGCCAAGGAGCGCGCGAGCGATATTCACATCGAGCCCATGGAGCGCGAGCTGCTCGTGCGCTTCCGCGTGGACGGCGTGCTCCAGGAGGTCATCAAGCCTCCCAAGCGCTACCAGAACTCCATCGTCAGCCGCGTGAAGGTGATGGGGCAGCTCAACATCGCCGAGAAGCGCCTGCCCCAGGACGGCCGCATCCGCATCAAGCTGGCCGGCCGCGACATCGACATCCGTCTGTCCACCATCCCCACCACGTTCGGCGAGCGCATCGTCATGCGCCTCCTGGACAAGACCGCGACGCTCCTGGACCTGGCCGAGATCGGCATGAGCCAGCAGACGCTCGCCGGGATGGCCTCCGTCATCAAGCGCTCGCACGGCATCATCCTGGTGACGGGCCCCACCGGCTCCGGAAAGACGACGACGCTCTACGGCGCGTTGTCGAAGATCAACACCCCGGACCTCAACATCCTCACCGTCGAGGACCCGGTCGAGTACCAGCTCAAGGGCATTGGCCAGATGGCCATCAGCCCGAAGATCGGCCTCACCTTCGCCCAGGGCTTGCGCTCCTTCCTCCGCCAGGATCCGGACGTCATCATGGTGGGCGAGATCCGCGACAAGGAGACGGCGGAGATCGCCATCCAGGCGTCGCTGACGGGCCACCTGGTGCTCTCCACGGTGCACACCAACGACGCGGCGGGCGCCGTCACCCGTCTGGTGGACATGGGCGTGGAGCCCTTCCTCGTGGCCTCCTCGCTCACCGCCATCCTGGCCCAGCGCCTGGTGCGCCGGGTGTGCCCGGACTGCCGCGTGCCCACCTCCACCGAGGACCACGAGCTCAAGGAGCTGTCCCACACGCGCGCCTCCTTCAAGGAGCGCTATGGCGTGGACCGCATCTACAAGGCCACGGGCTGCCCCAACTGCAACCGCACCGGATACCGAGGCCGTACGGGCATCTACGAGTTCCTGCTGGTGGACGACGATGTGCGCCAGTTGGTGCTGAAGAACGTGGACGCGTCCACCATCAAGAAGTCCGCCATGAGCAAGGGGATGCTCACCCTGCTGGATGATGGCGCGCGCAAGGTGGCCCTGGGAGAGACGACCATCGCCGAGGTCCTCAGCATCACGCAGGAGGACATCTAA
- the gspF gene encoding type II secretion system inner membrane protein GspF, whose amino-acid sequence MPVFEYRGLNSAGKTIKGLLEADSPKTLRSQLRKDGIFLTDVLGQAEGSRGAVRKGAGAALAERDIDLRKMARGRVTTEDIAITTRQLATLLAAGVTLVESLTALVDQVEKERFKRILSDIKQRVNEGSSLADALGQHQKVFGSLYINMVRAGEASGALDTVLQRLADFTEGQAKLRQKIVGTMLYPAIMLVVGGGILVLLMTVVVPKVTKIFETMNATLPFTTRVLIGVSNFLQNWWFFIFPVLGLAIFGAVTFFASPRGKPLWDRFALKAPVFGSLVRLLAISRFARTLATLLKSGVPLLAAMDIVKAVITNSVLSEVVEKARDAIREGESIANPLKRSGEFPPLVYHMVAIGERSGQLEEMLFSVADSYETQVDVRIGALTSLLEPILIVIMGAVIAFVAFSILMPILQVNSVIR is encoded by the coding sequence ATGCCTGTCTTCGAGTACAGAGGTCTCAACAGCGCGGGCAAGACCATCAAGGGGCTGCTGGAGGCCGACTCGCCCAAGACCCTGCGCAGCCAGCTGCGCAAGGACGGCATCTTCCTCACGGACGTGCTCGGCCAGGCCGAAGGCAGCCGGGGGGCGGTGCGCAAGGGGGCCGGGGCGGCGCTCGCCGAGCGCGACATCGACCTGCGCAAGATGGCGCGCGGCCGCGTCACCACCGAGGACATCGCCATCACCACGCGCCAGCTCGCCACGCTGCTGGCCGCGGGCGTCACCCTGGTGGAGTCGCTCACCGCGCTGGTGGACCAGGTGGAGAAGGAGCGCTTCAAGCGCATCCTGTCCGACATCAAGCAGCGGGTGAACGAGGGCTCCTCGCTCGCGGACGCGCTGGGGCAGCACCAGAAGGTGTTCGGCTCGCTCTACATCAACATGGTACGGGCCGGCGAAGCCTCGGGCGCGCTGGACACGGTGCTCCAGCGGCTGGCGGACTTCACCGAGGGCCAGGCCAAGCTGCGGCAGAAGATCGTCGGCACCATGCTCTACCCCGCCATCATGCTGGTGGTGGGCGGCGGCATCCTCGTGCTGCTGATGACCGTCGTCGTGCCGAAGGTGACGAAGATCTTCGAGACGATGAACGCCACCCTGCCCTTCACCACGCGGGTGCTCATCGGCGTGAGCAATTTCCTCCAGAACTGGTGGTTCTTCATCTTCCCCGTGCTGGGCCTGGCCATCTTCGGGGCGGTGACGTTCTTTGCCAGCCCGCGCGGCAAGCCCCTCTGGGACCGCTTCGCCCTCAAGGCGCCCGTCTTCGGCAGCCTGGTGCGGCTCCTGGCCATCTCGCGCTTCGCGCGCACGCTGGCCACCCTGCTCAAGAGCGGTGTGCCCCTGCTGGCCGCCATGGACATCGTCAAGGCGGTCATCACCAACTCGGTGCTCTCGGAGGTGGTGGAGAAAGCGCGGGATGCCATCCGCGAGGGCGAGAGCATCGCCAACCCGCTCAAGCGCTCCGGGGAGTTCCCCCCGCTCGTCTACCACATGGTGGCCATTGGTGAGCGCTCCGGCCAGTTGGAGGAGATGCTGTTCTCGGTGGCCGACAGCTACGAGACGCAGGTGGATGTGCGCATCGGCGCCCTCACCTCGCTGCTCGAGCCCATCCTCATCGTGATAATGGGCGCGGTGATTGCATTCGTCGCCTTCTCGATCCTGATGCCCATTCTGCAGGTGAACTCGGTCATCCGGTAA
- the gspG gene encoding type II secretion system major pseudopilin GspG produces the protein MDTTKKQQRRRRNRGMTLIEIMVVITILGLIAAAVGVAVIPQLNQARRDRAELDIKSIQNALKLYYTKKGNYPDTATGLRGLVEMQALESIPRDPWNNEYVYLNEGGKPVIISYGGDGTAGGEGQDADISSRDANPGSK, from the coding sequence ATGGACACGACGAAGAAGCAGCAGCGCCGCCGCCGCAACCGCGGCATGACCCTGATCGAAATCATGGTCGTCATCACCATTCTCGGCCTCATCGCCGCGGCGGTGGGCGTGGCGGTCATCCCCCAGCTCAACCAGGCCCGCCGGGACCGCGCCGAGCTGGACATCAAGAGCATCCAGAACGCGCTCAAGCTCTACTACACGAAGAAGGGCAACTACCCCGACACGGCCACCGGCCTGCGGGGGCTCGTGGAGATGCAGGCCCTGGAGTCCATTCCGAGGGACCCCTGGAACAACGAGTACGTGTACCTGAACGAGGGCGGCAAGCCCGTGATCATCTCCTACGGAGGGGATGGCACCGCGGGCGGCGAGGGGCAGGACGCGGACATCTCGTCCCGCGACGCGAACCCCGGTTCCAAGTAA
- a CDS encoding type II secretion system protein GspG produces MAEHLSLQNAGSTANPARLGRWVLAIVFALATAMAFGLVYLTQDDTLGQKQRRARAQIRRLEGYFQAFHRATGRFPTEQEGFTPLVQAKVMDSPPMDPWGHPYVYRMNGVHAGIVSYGSDGVPGGQGDAADITSGGLEETRP; encoded by the coding sequence ATGGCCGAGCACCTCTCCCTCCAGAACGCCGGCAGCACCGCGAACCCGGCCCGGCTGGGGCGGTGGGTGCTGGCCATCGTCTTCGCCCTCGCCACGGCCATGGCCTTCGGGCTGGTGTACCTGACGCAGGATGACACCCTGGGCCAGAAGCAGCGCCGGGCCCGGGCGCAGATCCGCCGCCTGGAGGGCTACTTCCAGGCTTTCCACCGCGCCACGGGGCGTTTTCCCACGGAGCAGGAGGGCTTCACCCCGCTCGTGCAGGCCAAGGTGATGGACAGCCCGCCCATGGACCCGTGGGGCCACCCCTACGTGTACCGGATGAACGGGGTGCACGCCGGCATCGTCTCCTATGGCTCGGATGGAGTCCCAGGAGGCCAGGGAGACGCCGCGGACATCACCAGCGGCGGGCTGGAGGAGACACGGCCATGA